A genomic region of Anaerobaca lacustris contains the following coding sequences:
- a CDS encoding glycosyltransferase yields the protein MSVLLPTYNRRRYLPYALASAVQQTYRNLEIFVIRDGGPDVGDIVRAFGDPRIRFIDRGENRGKPYSLNEALGCARGKYVAYLDDDDVHYPHHVQVLVDALEGPTDCRVAYSDLYKTYCHVRSDGEREIRSKHVEISRDFDRYLMLYFNHVLHVSLMHRRDLLDRTGLYNEDLNILIDWDMTRRLAFFSDFHHVHTITGEFYSPLEESERISIQRRKDPREYLRNVLTIRTTHPPRPWDKLDELSVILLVDRLEQSVAEMCGRLWRHTFYPYRLYLPLAPVELSRLNSEMPNVVLVPVDPLSTPGERVDVALQRAEGAYVAIVPGTLPIDEMWVENPLYALIHGAGAREGFLLEGADPERWGAVLRRTDLERARSAHPHLSVEASLTACGIRVRRPRPEELPFQFDELLQQARAAESDGDWAIAARVFAHLAAHHRNELWMTALGAGAHFHAGNYEEAGRLSRQVNRVRSTIETLLLEAKVCRRRQDFHTAIRLLREAERGLRDCLPTPDRAPIM from the coding sequence GTGAGTGTGCTGTTGCCCACCTACAACCGGCGCCGTTACCTTCCGTACGCGTTGGCCAGTGCCGTGCAACAGACCTACCGAAACCTGGAAATTTTCGTGATCCGCGACGGTGGTCCGGACGTCGGAGACATCGTGCGTGCGTTCGGCGATCCTCGGATCCGTTTCATTGACCGGGGCGAAAACCGTGGAAAACCCTATTCGCTGAACGAGGCGTTGGGCTGTGCGCGGGGCAAGTACGTCGCGTACCTAGATGACGACGACGTCCACTATCCCCACCACGTGCAGGTCCTGGTCGATGCCCTCGAAGGGCCGACGGACTGTCGCGTGGCTTACAGCGATTTGTACAAGACCTACTGCCACGTGCGGTCCGACGGCGAGCGGGAGATCCGGAGCAAACACGTGGAGATCAGTCGTGACTTCGACCGGTATCTGATGCTCTATTTCAATCACGTCCTGCACGTCTCGCTCATGCATCGCCGCGATCTGCTGGACCGGACCGGTCTCTACAACGAAGATCTGAACATCCTGATCGATTGGGACATGACCCGTCGTCTGGCCTTCTTCTCGGATTTCCACCATGTTCATACGATCACGGGGGAATTCTACAGTCCACTCGAGGAATCGGAGCGCATCTCGATCCAGCGCCGCAAGGACCCACGGGAGTATCTTCGCAATGTGCTGACCATTCGCACGACCCACCCGCCCAGACCGTGGGACAAGCTGGACGAGCTGTCGGTCATTCTGCTTGTCGATCGGCTCGAGCAAAGTGTGGCGGAAATGTGCGGCCGCCTCTGGCGGCACACATTCTATCCTTATCGGCTGTATCTCCCTCTGGCGCCCGTCGAACTGTCGCGCCTGAACAGCGAGATGCCGAATGTGGTGCTCGTCCCGGTCGATCCGCTCAGCACACCGGGCGAGCGAGTCGATGTGGCGCTGCAAAGGGCCGAAGGGGCGTACGTGGCGATTGTACCCGGCACGCTGCCGATTGATGAGATGTGGGTGGAGAATCCGCTCTACGCCCTGATTCATGGTGCCGGGGCTCGAGAAGGCTTTCTGCTCGAAGGCGCCGATCCCGAGCGATGGGGGGCGGTACTGAGGCGCACCGACCTCGAGCGGGCCAGGAGCGCCCACCCCCACCTTTCGGTGGAGGCGTCGTTGACCGCCTGTGGCATCCGTGTGCGGCGGCCGCGTCCAGAGGAACTACCCTTTCAATTCGACGAGTTGCTGCAACAGGCCAGGGCGGCCGAATCGGATGGCGATTGGGCCATTGCGGCCCGGGTGTTCGCGCATCTGGCCGCCCATCATCGCAACGAATTGTGGATGACGGCGCTGGGGGCCGGCGCCCATTTTCATGCGGGCAACTACGAGGAGGCCGGCCGGCTCAGTCGTCAGGTCAATCGGGTGCGGTCAACCATCGAGACCCTTTTGCTGGAGGCCAAGGTCTGTCGTCGCCGACAGGATTTCCACACCGCCATCCGTCTGCTCCGCGAGGCGGAGCGAGGGCTGCGAGACTGTCTTCCGACGCCGGACCGGGCGCCGATAATGTGA
- a CDS encoding tetratricopeptide repeat protein, with translation MDTAQTNEVEKRKRAQHYEVLRELGDCYTTVGNYGQAQRCYEKAASIGPDEPGPYVGLGAAALQTGRCEDAEIAFRVACRLDPNCAKAYTGLAMVAQQRKEYSSSFDLYMKSLELDSDNITALLGLFQVSCEMASFAKVIYYLQVYLEMHPGDVSVMFALAALYFKDGRPEESRQMLLDLLVLEPANEDAKNLLEEVEHGLVRAG, from the coding sequence ATGGACACGGCGCAAACGAACGAGGTGGAAAAGCGCAAGCGAGCGCAGCACTATGAAGTGTTGCGGGAGCTGGGCGATTGCTATACGACGGTCGGCAACTACGGGCAGGCCCAGCGTTGCTATGAGAAGGCCGCCTCGATTGGGCCGGACGAACCCGGGCCCTATGTGGGTCTGGGCGCGGCCGCGCTCCAGACGGGCCGGTGTGAGGACGCCGAGATCGCCTTCCGTGTGGCGTGTCGTCTGGACCCGAACTGCGCCAAGGCCTACACCGGCCTGGCCATGGTTGCACAGCAGCGCAAAGAGTACTCCTCCTCGTTCGATCTCTATATGAAGTCGCTCGAACTGGACAGCGACAACATCACGGCGCTTCTCGGATTGTTCCAGGTCTCCTGTGAGATGGCGTCGTTCGCCAAGGTAATCTACTACCTTCAAGTGTATCTGGAGATGCACCCGGGCGACGTGTCCGTGATGTTCGCGCTGGCGGCGCTGTATTTCAAGGATGGCCGCCCGGAGGAATCCCGGCAGATGCTGCTGGATCTGTTGGTGTTGGAGCCGGCCAATGAGGATGCGAAGAACCTTCTGGAAGAAGTGGAGCACGGCCTCGTTCGGGCCGGATAG
- a CDS encoding UDP-glucose dehydrogenase family protein, translating to MNMSFIGIGKLGLCSAACFAAKGHRTIGVDSSVEHIEALRSGRCPIDEPGLATLLDGCRTRMEFTTDYGYAVQNSDITLITVPTPSDSSGRFSNAYVETVLDRMAPALKAKKTFHVVALVSTVMPTTCECVFKPMLEKLTGKICGRDFGFVYNPEFVALGSVIHDFLHPDVLLIGASDERSAQTCRELYASVVESHPHYAVMNLTNAEITKLSLNCYVTMKISFANELAAICERIPEADVDVVTSALGADTRIGRRYLKGGLGFGGPCFPRDNLAFQRCAEDAGADAHLSPRVVRVNDEVVNRLFAMVGEHARSGSTVALLGLSYKPGTHIIEESQSVMLASQLLEAGYVVRMHDPKALKAVSEALRGRGVCCDDPYEAVADACVVVMLTDWPEYSRLDMERLEDRAGETPLLIDCWRAFRGVPLKKFTYRAFGISTRFSGGIEHGCRPDILYQDRRGRTPVLERASVQHPALT from the coding sequence ATGAATATGTCCTTCATCGGCATAGGAAAGCTGGGCCTCTGCTCGGCGGCGTGCTTTGCCGCCAAGGGTCATCGTACCATCGGTGTGGATTCCAGCGTCGAGCATATCGAGGCGCTCCGGAGTGGGCGGTGCCCGATCGACGAGCCCGGGCTGGCGACACTCCTCGATGGATGCCGGACACGCATGGAGTTCACCACCGACTATGGCTACGCCGTGCAGAACAGCGACATCACGCTGATTACCGTGCCGACCCCCAGCGATTCCAGCGGCCGTTTCTCCAATGCGTACGTCGAGACCGTTCTCGATCGTATGGCTCCGGCGCTGAAGGCCAAGAAGACCTTTCACGTGGTGGCGCTGGTTTCCACCGTCATGCCGACGACCTGCGAGTGCGTGTTCAAGCCGATGTTGGAGAAACTGACCGGGAAGATATGCGGCCGGGACTTCGGGTTCGTCTACAACCCCGAGTTTGTCGCTCTCGGTTCGGTCATCCACGATTTCCTTCATCCGGACGTGCTGCTCATCGGGGCTTCCGACGAACGGTCGGCGCAGACGTGCAGGGAGCTGTACGCCTCGGTGGTCGAGAGCCATCCGCATTATGCCGTGATGAATCTGACCAATGCAGAGATCACCAAGCTGAGCCTCAACTGCTACGTGACGATGAAGATCAGCTTCGCCAACGAGCTGGCGGCGATTTGTGAGCGAATACCAGAGGCCGACGTGGACGTGGTGACCTCGGCCCTGGGCGCCGATACGCGAATCGGGCGCCGATACCTCAAAGGGGGACTTGGATTCGGCGGCCCGTGCTTCCCGCGCGACAATCTGGCGTTCCAGCGCTGCGCCGAGGATGCCGGTGCCGACGCGCACCTGAGCCCGCGCGTGGTTCGGGTGAACGATGAGGTCGTGAACCGCCTGTTCGCGATGGTCGGCGAACACGCGCGTTCCGGATCGACGGTGGCTCTGCTGGGCCTTTCCTACAAGCCCGGCACGCACATCATCGAGGAATCACAGTCGGTCATGCTGGCGTCGCAGCTTCTGGAGGCGGGGTATGTGGTTCGGATGCACGACCCCAAGGCCCTGAAGGCGGTCTCGGAGGCCCTCCGTGGGCGCGGAGTCTGTTGCGACGATCCCTACGAGGCCGTGGCCGACGCCTGCGTCGTTGTGATGCTGACGGACTGGCCTGAATACAGCCGTCTGGACATGGAACGGCTGGAAGACCGCGCGGGGGAGACGCCGCTGCTGATCGATTGCTGGCGGGCTTTCCGGGGCGTTCCGCTGAAGAAGTTCACATACCGGGCATTCGGGATCTCGACCCGGTTTTCAGGGGGAATCGAACATGGCTGTCGCCCAGACATTCTCTACCAGGACCGTCGAGGACGTACGCCGGTACTGGAACGCGCGTCCGTGCAACATCCGGCACTCACCTAA
- a CDS encoding class I SAM-dependent methyltransferase has translation MAVAQTFSTRTVEDVRRYWNARPCNIRHSPKPVGTRAYFDEVEARKYFVEPHIPALAEFDRWAGKKVLEIGCGIGTDTIRFARAGAQVTAVDLSDASLAVAKERAAVYELDDRITFHQADVERLSEVVPVEAYDLVYSFGVIHHTPHPQDAVREIRKYMGPQSVLKMMVYHRHSWKVLWILMKFGKGAFWKLDELIARHSEAQTGCPVTYSYSRRTVRDLLQGFTVQRAFVDHIFAYRIPEYKRHEYRKVWYLRLLPDPAFRRLERSLGWHLCVEARPAGPGRIGSFPAPA, from the coding sequence ATGGCTGTCGCCCAGACATTCTCTACCAGGACCGTCGAGGACGTACGCCGGTACTGGAACGCGCGTCCGTGCAACATCCGGCACTCACCTAAGCCGGTCGGGACGCGCGCCTACTTTGACGAGGTGGAGGCCCGCAAGTACTTTGTGGAGCCGCATATCCCGGCGCTTGCCGAGTTCGACCGATGGGCCGGCAAGAAGGTCCTCGAGATCGGCTGCGGCATCGGTACGGACACGATCCGCTTCGCGCGGGCAGGCGCGCAGGTGACGGCTGTGGATCTTTCGGACGCCTCTCTGGCGGTGGCCAAAGAACGTGCCGCGGTTTACGAACTGGACGACCGCATCACCTTCCACCAGGCCGACGTCGAGCGGCTCAGCGAGGTGGTGCCCGTCGAGGCGTACGATCTGGTCTACTCGTTCGGCGTCATTCACCATACGCCGCATCCGCAGGACGCCGTCCGCGAGATCCGCAAGTACATGGGGCCGCAGAGCGTGTTGAAGATGATGGTCTATCATCGCCACTCCTGGAAGGTGCTTTGGATACTGATGAAGTTCGGCAAAGGGGCGTTCTGGAAGCTCGATGAGCTGATCGCCCGCCACTCCGAGGCCCAGACAGGCTGCCCCGTGACGTACAGTTACTCGCGCCGGACGGTGCGGGATCTGTTGCAGGGGTTCACAGTGCAGAGGGCGTTTGTCGATCACATCTTCGCCTACCGCATCCCCGAGTACAAACGCCACGAGTATCGTAAGGTGTGGTACCTCCGGCTTCTTCCCGACCCGGCGTTCCGTCGATTGGAGCGAAGCCTCGGCTGGCACTTATGCGTGGAGGCCCGTCCGGCAGGTCCGGGCCGAATCGGATCGTTTCCGGCTCCAGCCTGA
- a CDS encoding PfkB family carbohydrate kinase gives MTQNHKIHTLGELPEVLGRHRDKGRRIVHCHGVFDLLHIGHIRYFEQARSFGDVLVVTLTPDQYVDKGDKRPAFPERLRAEAIASLSVVDYVAVNEWPTAEQTLRCLKPDVYVKGSDFKSVDADRTGKLALEEGVCRELGIELRFTQDIVFSSTSLINRFFSSFSRELQDYLDLFRRRYSLDRVLEIVDEMARLKVLLVGDVIVDEYCYCSPLGASSKSPVLAVRRNSVDCFAGGVLAVANHLANFADQVTLLTVLGDRDDYRDLIVSALHPRVRPQFWIQDNAPTLVKRRYLDGYTLHKLLEVYNMDDSGLSADKDGQMCSTVRAQAPQHDMVVAADFGHGAVSSSLSQSLVEHAPFLAVNTQVNAGNAAMHTISKYARADYISLTERELRLDCRDQKTDLRPLGCQTAARFHSEALAVTKGRQGACLCGPDGAFVVVPAFASKAVDSVGSGDAFFAISSLAIRLGAPFEIAGFLGNVAGALAVQIIGNQKAIDKASLTKYITSLLK, from the coding sequence ATGACGCAGAATCACAAGATTCACACATTGGGCGAGCTACCCGAGGTGCTCGGGCGGCATCGGGACAAAGGGCGAAGGATCGTCCATTGCCACGGAGTGTTCGACCTGCTGCACATCGGCCACATCCGCTATTTCGAGCAGGCCCGCAGCTTCGGAGATGTTCTGGTGGTCACCCTGACGCCCGACCAGTATGTGGACAAGGGCGACAAGCGGCCGGCCTTTCCCGAGCGGCTCCGGGCCGAGGCGATTGCTTCATTGAGCGTCGTGGACTACGTCGCGGTCAACGAATGGCCTACTGCTGAGCAGACGCTGCGCTGCCTCAAGCCCGATGTCTATGTCAAAGGCTCCGATTTCAAGTCCGTTGACGCCGATCGCACAGGCAAGTTGGCGCTGGAAGAGGGGGTTTGCAGGGAATTGGGGATTGAGCTTCGATTCACGCAGGACATCGTCTTCAGCTCGACCAGTCTCATCAACCGGTTCTTCTCCTCGTTCTCCCGCGAGCTTCAGGACTATCTCGACTTGTTCCGTCGCCGCTACTCGCTGGATCGGGTTCTCGAAATCGTTGACGAGATGGCCCGGCTCAAGGTGCTTCTGGTCGGTGACGTGATTGTGGACGAGTACTGTTACTGCAGCCCACTGGGCGCCTCGTCGAAATCGCCCGTACTGGCGGTCCGGCGCAACAGCGTGGATTGCTTCGCCGGCGGGGTGCTGGCCGTGGCGAATCATCTGGCGAATTTCGCGGACCAGGTCACTCTCCTGACGGTCCTGGGCGACCGTGACGATTATCGCGACCTGATCGTCTCGGCGCTGCATCCGCGCGTCCGCCCGCAGTTCTGGATTCAGGACAACGCGCCGACGCTCGTCAAACGGCGCTATCTCGACGGGTACACGCTCCACAAACTGCTCGAAGTCTACAACATGGACGATTCGGGTCTGTCGGCCGACAAGGACGGCCAGATGTGCTCGACGGTCCGTGCCCAGGCGCCGCAGCACGACATGGTGGTTGCGGCCGATTTTGGCCACGGGGCCGTGAGTTCGTCTTTGTCCCAGTCGCTGGTGGAGCATGCGCCGTTTCTGGCCGTCAACACCCAGGTCAATGCGGGCAACGCCGCCATGCACACGATCTCGAAATACGCCCGCGCCGACTACATCAGTCTGACCGAACGCGAGCTTCGGCTGGATTGCCGCGACCAGAAGACCGACCTTCGCCCGTTGGGCTGCCAGACGGCGGCACGGTTCCACAGCGAGGCCTTGGCTGTGACCAAGGGCCGGCAGGGGGCGTGCCTTTGTGGACCCGACGGCGCATTTGTGGTTGTGCCGGCGTTTGCGAGCAAGGCCGTCGACAGCGTAGGTTCGGGCGATGCCTTCTTCGCGATCAGTTCGCTGGCGATCCGGCTGGGGGCGCCCTTCGAGATCGCGGGTTTCCTGGGCAACGTGGCCGGGGCTCTGGCCGTTCAGATCATCGGCAACCAGAAGGCCATCGACAAGGCGAGTTTGACGAAATACATCACCTCTTTGCTGAAATGA
- a CDS encoding SIS domain-containing protein: protein MFKETTQPRSPNSGPQFEAVLPCESKRTSEWNEQVVALADCLGAVAATVEGDVSIDTDRAFDLWCETTEVVRQAERVIYLIGNGASASMASHFAADLAKNAELHTQVFTDTSLITAVANDLSYDMVFVTPLRQRLKGGDMVVAISSSGNSPNVLKAAEWAALRKATVVTLSAMQPDNALRQLGALNFWLPADTYGMAETGHAAILHHWMDRVSLQR, encoded by the coding sequence ATGTTCAAGGAGACCACGCAACCACGGTCCCCGAACTCTGGACCGCAGTTCGAAGCTGTCCTGCCCTGTGAATCGAAGCGGACTTCGGAGTGGAACGAACAGGTCGTCGCGCTGGCCGACTGTCTCGGCGCCGTTGCCGCCACGGTCGAAGGGGACGTTTCCATCGATACGGACCGGGCCTTTGATCTGTGGTGCGAGACAACGGAGGTCGTGCGTCAGGCCGAGCGGGTGATCTACCTGATCGGCAACGGCGCCAGCGCCTCGATGGCCAGCCACTTTGCGGCCGATTTGGCCAAGAATGCCGAGCTGCACACCCAGGTCTTCACCGACACCTCGCTGATTACCGCCGTGGCCAACGATCTGTCGTACGACATGGTCTTCGTGACGCCTCTGCGTCAGCGGCTCAAAGGCGGCGACATGGTCGTGGCCATCAGCAGTTCAGGCAATTCTCCCAACGTGCTCAAGGCGGCCGAGTGGGCGGCATTGCGAAAGGCCACGGTTGTGACCTTGAGCGCGATGCAGCCGGACAACGCCCTGAGGCAACTGGGGGCCCTGAACTTCTGGCTGCCGGCCGACACCTACGGCATGGCGGAAACCGGCCACGCCGCGATCCTGCACCACTGGATGGACCGCGTCTCTCTGCAACGCTGA
- a CDS encoding radical SAM protein, with product MDDLRIDHHKLFFHVDRVSDWLDGQTIYPIYMEISPAGSCNHRCVFCGLDFMGYQPRFLEAELLKTRLAEMGELGLRSVMFAGEGEPFLHRQMAEIIVHCKEHAGIDVAVTTNGVLMRREISERILGSTVWIKVSINAGTPETYAAIHGTRPEDFAKTLVNMEQAVAIRARQGAGCTLGAQILLLPENRNEVTTLAARCRDLGFDYLVVKPYSQHPQSEHRHYEDISYEQHEELAAQLEEYENDRFQIIFRLRAMRKCDDGTRPYNRCLALPFWSYLDAGGNIWGCSVYLGDDRFLYGNIYHNTFEEIWEGPDRLESLAWTTAHLDVCSCRVGCRMDEINRYLWELKHPHPHVNFV from the coding sequence ATGGACGACTTGCGTATCGATCATCACAAGCTCTTCTTTCACGTGGACCGTGTTAGCGACTGGCTGGACGGGCAGACGATCTACCCGATCTACATGGAAATCTCTCCGGCCGGGTCCTGCAACCACCGCTGCGTCTTCTGCGGGCTGGATTTCATGGGTTACCAGCCGAGGTTTCTGGAGGCCGAATTGCTCAAGACGCGGCTGGCGGAGATGGGCGAATTGGGACTGAGAAGCGTCATGTTCGCAGGCGAGGGCGAGCCTTTCCTGCATCGACAGATGGCCGAGATCATCGTTCACTGCAAAGAGCACGCGGGCATCGACGTGGCGGTGACGACGAACGGCGTGCTGATGCGGCGCGAGATCAGCGAGCGGATTCTCGGCAGCACCGTATGGATCAAGGTCAGCATCAACGCCGGCACGCCCGAAACCTACGCGGCGATTCACGGCACCCGTCCGGAGGACTTTGCCAAGACCCTCGTCAACATGGAGCAGGCGGTGGCGATCCGCGCGCGGCAGGGCGCCGGTTGCACGCTGGGCGCGCAGATCCTGCTGCTGCCCGAGAACAGAAATGAAGTGACCACGCTGGCGGCGCGGTGCCGGGATCTCGGGTTTGACTATCTGGTCGTCAAGCCCTATTCTCAGCACCCGCAAAGCGAGCATCGCCATTATGAAGACATTTCGTACGAGCAGCACGAGGAACTGGCCGCGCAGCTCGAGGAATATGAGAACGACCGTTTTCAGATCATCTTTCGCTTGCGGGCGATGCGTAAGTGCGACGACGGAACGCGGCCTTACAATCGCTGCCTGGCCTTGCCGTTCTGGTCGTACCTCGACGCCGGCGGCAATATCTGGGGATGCAGCGTGTACTTGGGGGACGACCGTTTCCTTTACGGAAACATCTACCACAACACGTTTGAGGAAATCTGGGAGGGTCCCGATCGCCTCGAATCGCTCGCATGGACGACCGCGCATCTGGACGTCTGTTCGTGCCGGGTGGGCTGCCGCATGGATGAGATCAACCGCTACCTGTGGGAGTTGAAACATCCCCATCCGCACGTCAATTTTGTCTGA
- a CDS encoding HAD family hydrolase — protein sequence MEYRYLIFDFDGVLAESNDIRFRGFEDLFPDLSADVRVRFLEFVKANGGLSRYGKIRHLYEDMLGQSISEDRVNELAGRYSELVAGCVIAAAAVPGSLEFLREYADRFDFAVVSGSDQNELRQVCRARGIDGYFCAILGSPKEKTHNLIELMGSHGWDCQACVYVGDSLNDSDAAAEAGIDFVGRNSGLVDWVSRGIIGIDDLHALPAAIAQLSDCRRPRANGAGRKDRI from the coding sequence ATGGAGTACCGATATCTCATTTTCGATTTTGATGGAGTGCTGGCTGAGAGTAACGACATCCGGTTCCGGGGGTTCGAGGATCTTTTTCCCGATCTGTCCGCCGATGTTCGGGTGCGATTTTTGGAGTTCGTCAAGGCCAACGGCGGACTTTCGCGATACGGCAAGATCCGGCACCTGTACGAGGACATGCTTGGTCAGTCCATATCGGAAGATCGCGTGAACGAACTGGCCGGGCGGTATTCGGAACTGGTGGCCGGTTGCGTGATTGCGGCTGCGGCAGTACCGGGTTCGCTCGAGTTTCTGCGCGAGTACGCCGATCGATTCGACTTTGCGGTGGTTTCTGGCTCGGATCAGAACGAGTTGCGTCAGGTGTGCCGGGCCCGTGGGATCGACGGGTATTTCTGCGCGATTCTGGGCTCGCCGAAAGAGAAGACGCACAACCTGATCGAGTTGATGGGTTCGCACGGATGGGATTGTCAGGCGTGTGTCTATGTGGGTGACTCGCTGAACGATTCCGATGCAGCGGCCGAAGCCGGCATCGATTTTGTCGGCCGCAACTCCGGCCTGGTCGATTGGGTAAGCAGAGGCATCATCGGGATCGACGATTTGCACGCCTTGCCGGCGGCCATTGCACAGTTGTCCGATTGTCGGAGGCCGCGTGCCAATGGGGCAGGCAGAAAGGACAGGATATGA
- a CDS encoding transketolase yields MTDDPNAAIGCVVDIGQLMQKADHIRDDVLRVAVANGAGHIAPSLSCVEIVTALYHGVMRYDPEDPEWEDRDRLIVSKAHGCYAVYAALADMGVIPMEEWNRFYTDTGRLCGCMERRPQWGLEAGCGSLGHGLPLAVGYAFGARQQGRTYRVYCLVGDGEMQEGSMWESLQFAVKHRLDNLTVVVDRNRLQAMDFITEIMDTGPGALCKRLAGFGLAPIDCQGHMMSDLVAALESKSTSHTPVVVIANTVKGYGVTCMESVPRFHFRLPTSEELECRHG; encoded by the coding sequence ATGACGGACGATCCGAACGCCGCTATAGGGTGTGTCGTGGATATTGGGCAATTGATGCAAAAGGCGGATCACATTCGCGACGACGTCCTGAGAGTGGCGGTCGCCAACGGGGCAGGTCATATCGCGCCGTCCCTTTCCTGCGTCGAGATCGTAACCGCGCTCTACCACGGCGTCATGCGGTACGACCCTGAAGACCCCGAATGGGAAGACCGCGACCGCCTGATCGTCTCCAAGGCCCACGGTTGCTATGCCGTCTATGCGGCCCTTGCGGATATGGGTGTGATTCCCATGGAGGAGTGGAACCGGTTCTACACGGATACAGGACGCTTGTGCGGCTGTATGGAACGCAGGCCGCAGTGGGGTCTGGAAGCCGGCTGCGGATCGCTGGGCCACGGGCTGCCCCTGGCGGTTGGGTACGCCTTCGGGGCGCGGCAGCAGGGACGAACGTACCGCGTCTATTGCCTGGTTGGAGACGGCGAAATGCAGGAAGGGTCGATGTGGGAGTCGCTTCAGTTTGCCGTCAAGCATCGCCTGGACAACCTGACGGTGGTGGTGGACCGCAATCGGTTGCAGGCGATGGACTTCATCACCGAAATCATGGACACCGGTCCGGGGGCATTATGCAAACGCCTGGCGGGGTTCGGCCTTGCTCCCATCGATTGCCAGGGCCACATGATGTCGGATCTGGTGGCGGCGCTGGAGTCGAAATCCACCTCGCATACGCCGGTCGTTGTGATCGCGAATACCGTCAAAGGATATGGCGTGACGTGCATGGAGAGCGTTCCACGATTCCACTTCCGGCTGCCGACATCGGAAGAACTGGAGTGTCGTCATGGATGA
- a CDS encoding transketolase gives MDEPMRNYRRDLLPSLVPHFETDDRYRLLVCDMGFGVLDRLREVFPDRVVNCGIMEQATVGIAAGMSMSGLVPIVYSIVNFLVFRALEQIRNDIVLQRLNVKLIGNGANDYFRFLGPSHCCGNDDLAILRTIGMPVYDPYSDDRPFETLVEHWMREPQAGYIRV, from the coding sequence ATGGATGAACCGATGCGCAACTATCGCAGAGACCTTTTGCCGTCGCTGGTTCCCCATTTCGAGACGGACGACCGTTACCGCCTCCTGGTGTGCGATATGGGGTTCGGTGTTCTGGACCGGCTGCGGGAGGTCTTTCCGGATCGCGTGGTGAACTGCGGCATCATGGAGCAGGCCACCGTGGGAATCGCCGCCGGAATGAGCATGAGCGGATTGGTGCCGATCGTCTATTCCATTGTGAACTTTCTTGTCTTTCGGGCGCTGGAGCAGATTCGAAATGACATCGTGTTGCAACGGCTGAACGTCAAGCTGATCGGCAACGGGGCGAACGACTATTTCCGGTTTCTTGGCCCCTCGCACTGCTGTGGGAACGACGATCTTGCGATCCTGCGGACGATCGGCATGCCGGTGTACGATCCCTATTCCGACGACCGGCCGTTTGAGACGCTGGTGGAGCACTGGATGCGCGAGCCGCAGGCCGGGTACATACGGGTGTGA
- a CDS encoding class I SAM-dependent methyltransferase: MIQSIHRSAPRDYLARMTAEKPLRVEIAKRFDRDFFDGDRANGYGGYRYDGRWKPVAQQLLRHYNLTEGARVLDVGCGKGFLLRDLREIRPDLDVRGLDVSLYAVDHAEEAVRDAVFVHDARRRLPFDDGAFDLVVSINTLHNLYLYEIVEALREVARVGRQAYIVVESYRNEAEKFNLMCWNLTGECFFTPDEWRWVFSTAGYAGDYEFIFFE; encoded by the coding sequence ATGATCCAGAGCATCCACCGATCGGCTCCTCGGGATTACCTGGCCCGGATGACCGCGGAGAAGCCGTTGCGCGTGGAGATCGCCAAGCGATTCGACCGGGACTTCTTCGATGGGGACCGGGCGAATGGGTACGGTGGTTACCGGTATGACGGGCGATGGAAGCCGGTCGCGCAACAGCTTCTGCGTCACTACAACCTGACGGAAGGTGCGCGGGTGCTCGACGTGGGGTGCGGGAAGGGATTCCTCCTGCGGGATTTGCGGGAGATTCGGCCCGATCTCGATGTACGAGGCCTCGATGTCTCGCTGTACGCGGTGGACCATGCCGAAGAAGCGGTCAGAGACGCGGTATTCGTACACGATGCTCGTCGGCGTTTGCCCTTCGACGATGGCGCTTTCGATCTCGTGGTGTCGATCAATACGCTGCACAATCTGTATCTGTATGAGATTGTCGAGGCACTCCGCGAGGTGGCGCGCGTCGGCAGACAGGCGTACATTGTCGTGGAGAGCTATCGAAATGAGGCCGAGAAGTTCAATCTGATGTGCTGGAACCTCACCGGCGAATGTTTCTTCACGCCGGACGAGTGGCGCTGGGTGTTCTCAACAGCCGGCTATGCCGGCGATTACGAATTCATCTTCTTCGAATGA